Proteins encoded in a region of the Mycteria americana isolate JAX WOST 10 ecotype Jacksonville Zoo and Gardens chromosome 9, USCA_MyAme_1.0, whole genome shotgun sequence genome:
- the LOC142414420 gene encoding protein NYNRIN-like, which produces MDNQNEWPNLRDPKAIYEKDSTAEEKKQWEKREAEQSDSGIWTIAGKPILPKKYLITVARWFHDKAHGGAEAVANQVRKIWTAPGIYAAAKRITSSCPTCQKFSSIKLSSELGGRSWAYFPFQRLQIDYADMLSVSGYKHILVIVDQLSRWVEAFPTRKAHTGGVIKALLKEIIPRYGVPESTESDRGAHFTANIISQLCKLLGIERNLHTPYHAQSPGQVEGMNRTLKEKIAKISTNTGLRWLDALHLALWDVQNAPRQPIGLTPAEILFGRHLAMPGTYILAKTSLLDGGDRLTQYIINVNTVFVNVTCETTMPVLTTVSPTTLHPMIIVLCLALLCYF; this is translated from the coding sequence ATGGACAATCAGAATGAATGGCCAAACTTAAGAGACCCCAAAGCTATATATGAAAAGGActctacagcagaggaaaagaaacaatgggaaAAGCGGGAAGCAGAACAAAGCGACAGCGGAATATGGACAATTGCAGGAAAACCAATTTTACCAAAGAAGTATTTAATTACCGTGGCTAGGTGGTTTCATGACAAAGCtcatggaggagcagaggcagtggctaaCCAGGTACGAAAAATATGGACAGCACCAGGAATTTATGCCGCCGCAAAGAGGATCACCAGTAGCTGCCCAACCTGCCAGAAGTTTTCAAGTATCAAGTTGAGCTCAGAGTTAGGGGGACGATCATGGGCCTATTTCCCTTTTCAGCGATTACAAATAGATTACGCAGATATGCTATCCGTCAGTGGTTACAAACATATATTAGTTATAGTAGATCAGTTGTCACGTTGGGTAGAAGCATTCCCCACAAGAAAAGCACACACAGGAGGAGTTATAAAAGCATTATTAAAGGAAATTATACCCAGATATGGAGTTCCCGAATCAACAGAATCAGACAGGGgtgcccattttacagcaaatataaTCAGTCAACTATGTAAGTTGCTAGGCATAGAGAGGAACCTGCACACTCCCTATCACGCACAGTCCCCAGGACAGGTAGAAGGAATGAACAGAACCTTAAAggaaaagatagcaaaaatatCTACAAACACAGGTTTGAGGTGGCTGGATGCATTGCACTTAGCACTATGGGATGTGCAAAATGCCCCGCGACAACCCATAGGGCTAACGCCAGCAGAAATTCTCTTTGGGAGACATTTGGCCATGCCAGGGACTTATATCCTAGCTAAGACCAGCCTGTTGGATGGAGGTGATCGATTGACCCAGTATATTATAAATGTTAATACGGTATTTGTCAATGTAACTTGCGAAACTACTATGCCAGTATTGACAACTGTCTCTCCAACCACGTTACATCCCATGATAATAGTATTATGCTTAGCtttattgtgttatttttaa